Proteins encoded within one genomic window of Halomonas sp. YLGW01:
- a CDS encoding aromatic ring-hydroxylating dioxygenase subunit alpha: MDSLSPVRLDDPLAGAREATVEMLNQRTPKFSLPQPFYNDERLFALDMQEIFEKEWLFAALSCEIPAKGNYVTLEVGDNSIILVRGGTGEIHGFHNVCRHRGSRLCLKEKGKVAKLVCPYHQWTYELDGRLLFAGSDMGADFDLAAYGLKPVQVRVGGGMIYVSLAENPAPIDDFMASLEEYLAPYQMDDVKVAAESSIVEQANWKLVVENNRECYHCNGSHPELLNSLLEFDDSDDPRATPAYRAHVARKQGDWEAAGIPWRLRRLGRRNRLTRTPLLAGTVSMTMDGTPACQKLMGRLPNADMGSLRILHLPNSWNHFMGDHAVVFRVLPLGPQTTLVTTKWLVHKDAVASVDYDPEAMRKVWDATNDQDRRLAEENQRGINSRGYEPGPYSETYEFGVIDFVDWYSERMLANLGENVPSLQLVQP, encoded by the coding sequence ATGGACTCCCTCTCCCCTGTCCGTCTGGACGATCCCCTGGCCGGCGCACGAGAAGCCACGGTCGAGATGCTTAATCAGCGCACGCCGAAGTTCTCGCTGCCGCAGCCCTTCTACAACGACGAGCGACTGTTCGCCCTGGACATGCAGGAGATCTTCGAGAAGGAGTGGCTGTTCGCCGCCCTGAGCTGCGAGATTCCCGCCAAGGGCAACTACGTGACCCTGGAGGTCGGCGACAACTCGATCATCCTGGTGCGCGGCGGCACCGGGGAGATCCATGGCTTTCATAACGTCTGCCGCCACCGCGGATCGCGGCTGTGTCTCAAGGAGAAGGGCAAGGTGGCCAAGCTGGTGTGCCCCTATCACCAGTGGACCTATGAGCTCGACGGTCGGCTGCTGTTCGCTGGCAGCGACATGGGGGCGGACTTCGACCTCGCCGCCTACGGCCTCAAGCCGGTGCAGGTGCGGGTGGGCGGCGGCATGATCTATGTGAGCCTGGCCGAGAACCCCGCGCCGATCGACGACTTTATGGCCAGCCTTGAGGAGTACCTCGCCCCCTACCAGATGGACGACGTGAAGGTGGCGGCGGAATCCAGCATCGTCGAGCAGGCCAACTGGAAGCTGGTGGTCGAGAACAACCGGGAGTGCTATCACTGCAACGGCTCGCACCCGGAACTGCTCAACTCCCTGCTGGAGTTCGACGACAGTGACGACCCGCGTGCGACCCCGGCCTACCGGGCGCACGTGGCCCGCAAGCAGGGCGACTGGGAGGCCGCGGGCATCCCCTGGCGACTCAGGCGACTCGGCCGGCGCAACCGCCTGACCCGTACCCCGCTGCTCGCGGGCACCGTTTCGATGACGATGGACGGCACACCGGCCTGCCAAAAGCTGATGGGCCGGCTGCCCAATGCCGACATGGGCTCGCTGCGCATCCTGCATCTGCCCAACTCATGGAACCATTTCATGGGTGATCATGCCGTGGTGTTCCGGGTGCTGCCGCTGGGCCCGCAGACGACGCTGGTGACCACCAAGTGGCTGGTGCACAAGGACGCCGTGGCCTCCGTCGACTACGACCCGGAGGCGATGCGTAAGGTCTGGGACGCCACCAACGACCAGGATCGCCGCCTCGCCGAGGAGAACCAGCGCGGCATCAACTCCCGGGGCTACGAGCCGGGCCCCTATTCGGAAACCTACGAGTTCGGCGTGATCGATTTCGTCGACTGGTACAGCGAACGGATGCTCGCCAACCTGGGGGAGAATGTGCCCTCCCTGCAGCTGGTGCAGCCCTGA
- a CDS encoding TRAP transporter small permease subunit, which translates to MASLIETIEHGIGILGGFARLCLLALVGLVATDVLLRYFFSISPVGLQELEWHLLSPIALLGVSYALKHRADVRVDVIYDRLPAGGQLLIDLISGLLTLVTALAIVWLSWPYVMQSFQLGEGSPDPGGLPHRYLLKAFLPLGFAALALQGLADLLRALLALCGARVPASPTAPDQANA; encoded by the coding sequence ATGGCGTCGCTCATCGAAACCATCGAGCACGGCATCGGCATCCTCGGCGGCTTCGCCCGACTCTGCCTGCTGGCACTGGTCGGGCTGGTCGCCACCGATGTGCTGCTGCGCTACTTCTTTTCCATCAGCCCGGTGGGGCTGCAGGAGCTGGAGTGGCACCTGCTCTCACCGATTGCCCTGCTGGGCGTGTCCTACGCCCTCAAGCACCGCGCCGACGTGCGGGTGGACGTGATCTACGACCGTCTGCCTGCCGGCGGCCAGCTGCTGATCGACCTGATCAGCGGCCTGTTGACCCTGGTGACCGCCCTGGCGATCGTCTGGCTGTCCTGGCCCTACGTGATGCAGTCCTTCCAGCTGGGGGAAGGCTCCCCGGACCCGGGCGGCTTGCCCCACCGCTACCTGCTCAAGGCCTTCCTGCCGCTAGGCTTCGCGGCCCTGGCCCTGCAGGGACTCGCCGATCTGCTGCGAGCGCTGCTGGCCCTGTGCGGTGCACGGGTGCCGGCCTCGCCAACCGCCCCGGATCAAGCCAACGCCTGA
- a CDS encoding TRAP transporter large permease subunit has protein sequence MANEWLLIGMIGGFLAMMLIGIPVAISLAVSGFIAGLLGFGPMLFGLLPQRLYGVVSNYTLMAIPLFVFMGVMLEKSRVAEAMLDTIGHAMGRLNGGMGIAIVLVGVLMGASTGIVGATVVTVGMLTLPTLLRRGYAPSVACGAICASGTLGQIIPPSLVLILLSQIVGESVGALFAAAFIPGLVIALTYMLYLAVLGWLRPDWVPAVPEAERATLSRRQLYRDLLATVLPPLALVVAVLGSIVGGVAAPTEAAAMGALGSLLIALIGRKLNFATLKATLHGTLTITAMVYFILLLAQVFSLSFRGLGGEQMVHDLFDMLPGGELGALLFLMLILFVLGFFLEWIEISYIALPMFLPVFIGYGTDMVWLAILVAMNLQMSFLTPPFGWALFFLKGVAPPEVSTRDIYVGVVPFVGLQVIAVALVFCFPGIATWLPQAIGW, from the coding sequence ATGGCAAATGAATGGCTACTGATCGGCATGATCGGCGGCTTCCTGGCCATGATGCTGATCGGCATCCCGGTGGCCATTTCGCTGGCCGTGTCCGGCTTCATCGCCGGCCTGCTGGGCTTCGGACCGATGCTCTTCGGTCTGCTGCCCCAGCGCCTCTACGGCGTGGTCTCCAACTACACCCTGATGGCCATCCCGCTGTTCGTGTTCATGGGAGTGATGCTCGAGAAGTCCCGGGTCGCCGAGGCCATGCTCGACACCATCGGCCACGCCATGGGCCGCCTCAACGGCGGCATGGGCATCGCCATCGTGCTGGTCGGGGTGCTGATGGGCGCTTCTACCGGCATCGTCGGCGCCACCGTGGTCACGGTAGGCATGCTGACCCTACCGACCCTGCTGCGCCGGGGCTATGCGCCGAGCGTGGCCTGCGGGGCGATCTGTGCCTCGGGGACCCTTGGCCAGATCATCCCGCCGAGCCTGGTGCTGATCCTGCTGTCACAGATCGTCGGCGAGTCGGTGGGGGCGCTGTTCGCCGCCGCCTTCATCCCGGGCCTGGTGATCGCCCTGACCTACATGCTGTATCTCGCGGTACTCGGCTGGCTGCGGCCGGACTGGGTGCCGGCGGTGCCCGAGGCCGAGCGCGCCACCCTCTCGCGGCGCCAGCTCTATCGCGACCTGCTGGCCACGGTGCTGCCGCCGCTGGCGCTGGTGGTGGCGGTGCTGGGTTCCATCGTCGGCGGCGTGGCCGCCCCCACCGAGGCCGCCGCCATGGGGGCGCTCGGCAGCCTTTTGATCGCGTTGATCGGGCGCAAGCTGAACTTCGCCACCCTCAAGGCGACCCTGCATGGCACCCTGACCATCACCGCCATGGTCTACTTCATCCTGCTGCTGGCCCAGGTGTTCTCGCTGTCCTTCCGCGGGCTCGGCGGCGAGCAGATGGTGCATGATCTCTTCGACATGCTGCCCGGCGGCGAACTCGGGGCGCTATTGTTCTTGATGCTGATCCTCTTCGTGTTGGGCTTCTTCCTCGAGTGGATCGAGATCTCCTACATCGCCCTGCCGATGTTCCTGCCTGTCTTCATCGGCTACGGGACAGACATGGTGTGGCTGGCGATCCTGGTGGCCATGAATCTGCAGATGTCGTTTCTGACCCCGCCCTTCGGCTGGGCGCTGTTCTTCCTCAAGGGCGTGGCACCGCCGGAGGTCTCGACCCGCGATATCTATGTGGGGGTTGTGCCTTTTGTCGGGCTGCAGGTCATTGCCGTCGCACTGGTATTCTGTTTCCCGGGCATCGCCACCTGGCTCCCCCAGGCGATCGGCTGGTAG
- a CDS encoding hybrid-cluster NAD(P)-dependent oxidoreductase: MMSAFLNPVTTQTWTNGRHQVRCVKVIQETWDVRTFCFMAEQPVLYFFKPGQFVTLELEIDGEQVMRSYTISSSPSVPYSFSISVKRMPGGQVSNWLHDTLKAGDELAVHGPVGNFNIIDHAADKVLMLSGGVGITPLMSMTRWLFDTNASVDLAFVHSARSPKDIIFHRELDHIFSRIPEFKLHIICERSDELCEAWAGFRGYLNQPMLELMAPDFMERQIFCCGPTPYMNAVKRILRDNGFDMSRYHEESFGATPLDVQEEVLELAEQAEAEAEELDVSDMYSVEFSATGKSVRVQPGETVHAAAAKLGLHIPKACGMGICGTCRVPLSAGQVEMEHNGGITEEDIDEGYILSCCSKPTGNVVVDF, from the coding sequence ATGATGTCAGCCTTCCTCAATCCGGTAACCACGCAGACCTGGACCAACGGCCGCCATCAGGTGCGCTGCGTGAAGGTCATCCAGGAGACCTGGGACGTGCGCACCTTCTGCTTCATGGCCGAGCAGCCGGTGCTGTACTTCTTCAAGCCGGGGCAGTTCGTGACCCTGGAGCTCGAGATCGACGGCGAACAGGTGATGCGCTCCTATACCATCTCCAGCTCGCCCTCGGTGCCCTACAGCTTTTCGATCAGCGTCAAGCGCATGCCGGGAGGACAGGTCTCCAACTGGCTGCATGACACCCTGAAGGCCGGCGACGAACTGGCGGTGCACGGGCCGGTCGGCAACTTCAACATCATCGATCATGCCGCCGACAAGGTGCTGATGCTCTCCGGCGGGGTCGGCATCACGCCGCTGATGTCGATGACCCGCTGGCTGTTCGATACCAACGCCTCGGTGGATCTAGCCTTCGTGCACAGCGCCCGCTCGCCGAAGGACATCATCTTCCACCGCGAGCTGGATCATATCTTCTCGCGCATCCCCGAATTCAAACTGCATATCATCTGCGAGCGCAGCGACGAGCTCTGCGAGGCCTGGGCGGGCTTCCGTGGCTATCTGAACCAGCCGATGCTCGAGTTGATGGCGCCGGACTTCATGGAACGCCAGATATTCTGCTGCGGCCCGACGCCCTACATGAACGCGGTCAAGCGCATCCTTAGGGACAACGGCTTCGACATGAGCCGCTACCATGAGGAATCCTTCGGCGCCACGCCGCTGGACGTGCAGGAAGAGGTGCTGGAACTTGCCGAACAGGCCGAGGCGGAGGCCGAGGAGCTCGACGTCTCCGACATGTACAGCGTCGAGTTCAGCGCCACCGGCAAGAGCGTGCGGGTGCAGCCCGGCGAGACCGTGCATGCCGCCGCGGCCAAGCTCGGCCTGCATATCCCCAAGGCCTGCGGCATGGGCATCTGTGGCACCTGTCGGGTGCCGCTGAGCGCGGGGCAGGTGGAGATGGAGCACAACGGTGGCATCACCGAGGAAGATATCGACGAGGGCTATATCCTGTCCTGCTGCAGCAAGCCCACCGGCAACGTGGTGGTGGATTTCTGA
- the dctP gene encoding TRAP transporter substrate-binding protein DctP: MTFNRRKFLSTALVSSTAGLVMGAPAIVRAQSSQTVQWRMTNAYGPGSPFYVEGPGSPTDFCKKVEEMSGGRMKIQHFAAGELVPALEGFNAVSAGMVEMNAGNAYFWSGSLPAAQFFTTVPFGMNTQGMNAWLYHGGGLELWHELYAKVGLVAFPMGNTGVQMTGWFRDPLESVDDLKGLKMRIPGLGGKVYSELGVAVRLLPGGEIFPALERGVIDAAEFVGPYQDRRLGLHKAAKYYYTTGWSEPTNATELMINKQAWDALPADLQAIVKTAAMACNIESQAWCESVNAEALSDLVENEGVIAGPLPGDIISRLREVTADTLSTMAAADADTQRVYDSFMGFRAKHREWEALSEKAFLDLPS, encoded by the coding sequence ATGACCTTCAATCGTCGCAAGTTCCTGAGCACCGCCCTGGTCTCCTCCACCGCCGGCCTGGTGATGGGGGCACCGGCCATCGTCCGCGCCCAGTCCAGCCAGACCGTCCAGTGGCGGATGACCAACGCCTACGGCCCCGGCTCTCCCTTCTATGTCGAAGGGCCGGGTAGCCCCACCGACTTCTGCAAGAAGGTGGAGGAGATGTCGGGCGGCCGCATGAAGATTCAGCACTTCGCTGCCGGCGAACTCGTCCCGGCGCTCGAAGGCTTCAACGCGGTCTCGGCGGGCATGGTCGAGATGAACGCCGGCAACGCCTACTTCTGGTCCGGCAGCCTGCCCGCCGCCCAGTTCTTCACCACCGTGCCCTTCGGCATGAACACCCAGGGCATGAACGCCTGGCTGTATCACGGCGGTGGCCTGGAGCTGTGGCACGAGCTCTACGCCAAGGTCGGGCTGGTGGCCTTCCCGATGGGCAACACCGGCGTGCAGATGACCGGCTGGTTCCGCGATCCGCTGGAAAGCGTCGACGACCTGAAAGGCCTGAAGATGCGCATCCCGGGCCTCGGCGGAAAGGTCTACAGCGAGCTCGGCGTCGCCGTGCGCCTGCTGCCCGGCGGCGAAATCTTCCCGGCCCTTGAGCGGGGCGTCATCGATGCCGCCGAGTTCGTCGGCCCCTATCAGGACCGTCGCCTGGGCCTGCACAAGGCGGCCAAGTACTACTACACCACCGGCTGGAGCGAGCCCACCAACGCCACCGAACTGATGATCAACAAGCAGGCCTGGGACGCACTGCCCGCCGACCTGCAGGCGATCGTCAAGACCGCGGCCATGGCCTGCAACATCGAGAGCCAGGCCTGGTGCGAGTCGGTCAATGCCGAGGCCCTGAGCGATCTGGTGGAGAACGAGGGCGTGATCGCCGGGCCGCTGCCCGGCGACATCATCAGCCGGCTGCGCGAGGTCACCGCCGACACCCTCTCCACCATGGCGGCGGCGGATGCCGATACCCAGCGGGTCTATGACTCCTTCATGGGCTTCCGCGCCAAGCATCGCGAGTGGGAAGCCTTGAGCGAGAAGGCCTTCCTCGACCTGCCGAGCTGA
- a CDS encoding CehA/McbA family metallohydrolase gives MLLHSRRTWLVAGLALGLAAPAQAEVSLTRGATSIPDGEATAADDLTIANDHLAFSLAVESQPPWGVPRGTLVDLAAVKDGEMDLDRVAFADFIPNNWSAWPNSEKEVMILEDSPERAIVQVRRNWGDAWVITTYRLDAGSDRIRLETEMENGGDEALTAIRSGFTLWPDTGFLFGVPGLGDAKETVADEALTDRMVAYDRDWVIALHAPYFDRVNYEGQDMYLEHDLAPGERRVFKGSLQVVPKGDLAPVVANEIERKDQPAGRISGSLTNDDGEAPQDGLVMVEQQGHPYAWTLAEDGRFAMDLPAGDYQVYATGLGHANSAPREIRVAADGEQTLDFAGLEGPGTLALDVVESGSDLPRDARLTILEGQQPAVEFLGKQTFFTDLDPAGSAKLSLAPGDYRLAVNAGAGFTAEGETLEVSLESGERLARTVEIDRLAEPNARGWYGADLHHHANILEGTTPPETVVSAQLATDLDLTFVSDHDSTANHEAFQALSDSRGVPFIPSIEISPSWGHMNPFPIALGGELMVDPGTDEVQDIIQDARRLGAEVIPMNHPHNDYGYLSNLAGDKVPGGFTPNFDLLELNAEVDNAKTLESAHALWDEGTAIYFTAGTDTHDAWNDLTGRIRMMARVPGELSPRAFARALKDGHGYATQGPLLYPQNVLFGDTLRLAGDEPATWHVDVAAVDGLAEARLLGRGGEVLATRELDGKQATLAFPLDAEIDGWVALEVEDADGDQAWSNPVWIKRQDRTAYVSAAGE, from the coding sequence ATGTTGCTGCATTCGCGACGCACCTGGTTGGTGGCCGGGCTGGCACTCGGCCTTGCCGCCCCCGCTCAGGCCGAGGTCAGCCTGACCCGGGGCGCTACCTCGATTCCCGATGGGGAAGCCACCGCCGCCGACGACCTGACCATCGCCAACGACCACCTGGCCTTTTCCCTGGCCGTCGAGTCCCAGCCGCCCTGGGGCGTGCCGCGCGGCACGCTGGTGGATCTGGCGGCCGTCAAGGATGGTGAGATGGACCTGGATCGCGTCGCCTTTGCCGACTTCATTCCCAACAACTGGTCGGCCTGGCCGAACAGCGAGAAGGAGGTCATGATCCTCGAGGACAGCCCCGAGCGTGCCATCGTGCAGGTGCGCCGCAACTGGGGCGATGCCTGGGTGATCACCACCTACCGGCTCGATGCCGGCAGCGACCGCATTCGCCTCGAGACCGAAATGGAGAACGGCGGTGACGAGGCCCTGACCGCGATCCGTTCCGGCTTCACCCTCTGGCCGGACACCGGGTTTCTGTTCGGCGTGCCGGGGCTTGGCGATGCCAAGGAAACCGTCGCCGACGAGGCCCTGACCGATCGCATGGTCGCCTATGACCGGGACTGGGTGATCGCCCTGCACGCGCCCTACTTCGACCGCGTCAACTACGAAGGCCAGGACATGTATCTCGAGCATGACCTGGCGCCGGGCGAGCGCCGGGTCTTCAAGGGCTCGCTGCAGGTGGTGCCGAAGGGCGACCTGGCGCCGGTGGTGGCCAACGAGATAGAGCGCAAGGATCAGCCGGCCGGGCGGATCAGTGGCAGCCTGACCAACGATGACGGCGAGGCGCCGCAAGACGGCCTGGTGATGGTCGAGCAGCAGGGCCATCCCTATGCCTGGACCCTGGCCGAGGACGGCCGGTTCGCGATGGATCTGCCGGCGGGCGACTATCAGGTCTATGCCACCGGGCTTGGCCATGCCAACAGCGCGCCCCGCGAGATCCGCGTGGCCGCCGATGGTGAGCAGACGCTGGACTTCGCGGGCCTCGAGGGGCCGGGCACCTTGGCGCTGGATGTCGTCGAGAGCGGCAGTGATCTCCCGCGGGATGCCCGCCTGACCATTCTCGAGGGCCAGCAGCCGGCGGTGGAGTTCCTCGGCAAGCAGACCTTCTTCACCGACCTCGACCCGGCCGGCAGTGCCAAGCTGTCGCTGGCACCGGGCGACTATCGCCTGGCGGTGAATGCCGGGGCAGGCTTCACCGCCGAGGGCGAGACCCTCGAGGTGAGCCTCGAGTCCGGCGAGCGTCTCGCGCGCACCGTCGAGATCGACCGTCTGGCCGAGCCCAACGCCCGCGGCTGGTACGGCGCCGACCTGCACCACCACGCCAATATCCTCGAGGGCACCACGCCCCCGGAGACCGTGGTCAGCGCGCAGCTCGCCACCGATCTGGACCTGACCTTCGTCAGCGACCACGACTCCACGGCCAATCATGAGGCCTTCCAGGCCCTGTCCGACAGCCGCGGCGTGCCCTTCATTCCGTCGATCGAGATCTCGCCGTCCTGGGGTCACATGAATCCCTTCCCCATCGCCCTGGGCGGTGAGCTGATGGTCGATCCGGGCACCGATGAGGTACAGGACATCATTCAGGATGCCCGTCGCCTGGGCGCCGAGGTGATTCCGATGAACCACCCGCACAACGACTACGGCTACCTGAGCAACCTGGCGGGTGACAAGGTGCCGGGTGGCTTCACCCCGAACTTCGACCTGCTCGAGCTCAACGCCGAGGTCGACAACGCCAAGACCCTCGAGAGTGCCCATGCGCTGTGGGACGAAGGCACGGCGATCTACTTCACCGCCGGCACCGATACCCACGACGCCTGGAACGACCTGACCGGTCGCATCCGCATGATGGCACGGGTACCCGGCGAGCTGTCGCCGCGCGCCTTCGCCCGTGCCCTCAAGGATGGCCACGGCTATGCGACCCAGGGGCCGCTGCTGTATCCGCAGAACGTCCTGTTCGGCGATACCCTGCGCCTGGCCGGTGACGAGCCCGCCACCTGGCATGTCGATGTCGCGGCGGTCGACGGTCTGGCCGAGGCGCGCCTGCTTGGCCGCGGCGGCGAGGTGCTCGCCACCCGCGAGCTCGACGGTAAGCAGGCCACCCTGGCCTTCCCGCTGGACGCAGAAATCGACGGCTGGGTCGCCCTGGAAGTCGAGGATGCCGACGGCGATCAGGCCTGGAGCAACCCGGTGTGGATCAAGCGTCAGGACCGCACGGCCTACGTCTCGGCCGCCGGCGAATGA
- a CDS encoding PQQ-dependent sugar dehydrogenase has translation MTHLMRLAVTRLTTTLLTTSLLTTTSLAMTLLAPGTALAAETIAERLPGTPHAFRLERLAEGLRHPWSLAFLPDGRFLVSERPGRLALVDIGGRVARLKGVPRVVAKSQGGLLDLSLHPDFGDGEHDWLYFSYAKAGPGGRGTAVARARLFLNGPGGPRLEDVEPVFAQNHFTSPKHHYSGRLAWLPDTTLLLSIGDRGDADRAQDGADHAGSVLRLTAAGEAPADNPFVGDASVADEVFTLGNRNIQGLTVLPDGPIWSSEHGPRTGDEINRLEAGVNYGWPEVTLGRDYSTNLPIGRDHAPGMRDPAYVFEGRYAPSGLAWVDSPHFPGWRGNLLAGGLRSETLTRLTIEGDTVSRAEVLLEGEIGRIRDVRQGPDGLIYLLNDRPRGGLYRLVPVDHPR, from the coding sequence GTGACACACCTGATGCGCCTTGCCGTAACACGACTGACAACGACATTGCTGACCACGAGCCTGCTGACCACCACATCGTTGGCGATGACGCTGCTGGCTCCGGGGACGGCCCTGGCCGCGGAAACGATCGCCGAGCGCCTGCCCGGCACGCCACATGCGTTTCGCCTCGAACGCCTGGCCGAGGGCCTCAGGCATCCTTGGTCGCTGGCCTTCCTGCCCGACGGCCGCTTTCTGGTTAGCGAACGCCCGGGGCGGCTGGCCCTGGTCGACATAGGGGGCAGGGTCGCGCGCCTCAAGGGCGTGCCGCGGGTAGTGGCCAAGAGTCAGGGTGGCCTGCTCGACCTGTCCCTGCACCCGGACTTTGGCGATGGCGAACATGACTGGCTCTACTTCAGCTATGCCAAGGCCGGTCCCGGGGGCAGAGGCACCGCAGTGGCCCGGGCGCGGCTCTTCCTGAACGGCCCGGGCGGGCCGCGGTTGGAGGACGTGGAGCCGGTGTTCGCGCAGAACCACTTCACCTCGCCCAAACACCACTACAGCGGGCGGCTGGCCTGGCTGCCAGACACCACTCTGCTGCTGAGCATCGGCGATCGTGGCGATGCCGATCGGGCCCAGGACGGCGCCGATCACGCCGGCAGCGTGCTGCGTCTGACCGCGGCTGGCGAGGCCCCCGCCGACAACCCCTTCGTCGGCGACGCCTCAGTGGCCGACGAGGTCTTCACCCTGGGCAATCGCAACATCCAGGGGCTGACGGTGTTGCCGGACGGCCCCATCTGGTCAAGCGAGCACGGCCCGCGCACCGGGGACGAGATCAACCGCCTCGAGGCGGGGGTGAACTACGGCTGGCCGGAGGTGACGCTCGGGCGCGACTACAGCACCAACCTGCCGATCGGTCGCGACCACGCGCCGGGCATGCGCGATCCCGCCTATGTGTTCGAGGGACGCTATGCGCCGTCGGGGCTCGCCTGGGTGGATAGCCCGCACTTTCCGGGCTGGCGGGGGAACCTGCTGGCCGGGGGGCTGCGCAGCGAGACGCTGACGCGCCTGACGATCGAGGGTGATACGGTCAGTCGCGCCGAGGTGCTGCTCGAAGGCGAGATCGGCCGCATCCGCGATGTGCGCCAGGGACCGGACGGGCTGATCTACCTGCTCAACGACCGCCCCAGGGGCGGCCTGTATCGCCTCGTCCCCGTCGACCACCCGCGCTAG
- a CDS encoding Lrp/AsnC family transcriptional regulator yields the protein MNTTDTELLNLLIKDGRMSYADIARQLGISRAHARTRVNALVEEGVIEQFTAVVNPEKLGKAISTFVDLRVAPAALQQVAEELSDCPEVVSLYIMSDLQSLHIHTLTDTYTSFDAFVRERIFNRPEILSVDCKSLMSRVKHRRGGARL from the coding sequence ATGAACACGACCGATACCGAACTGCTGAACCTGCTGATCAAGGACGGGCGCATGTCCTATGCCGATATCGCCCGCCAGTTGGGCATCTCACGGGCTCATGCCCGCACCCGGGTCAACGCCCTGGTGGAGGAAGGCGTGATCGAGCAGTTCACCGCGGTGGTCAACCCGGAGAAGCTCGGCAAGGCCATCTCCACCTTCGTCGACCTGAGGGTCGCACCCGCTGCCCTGCAGCAGGTCGCCGAAGAGCTGTCCGACTGCCCCGAGGTGGTCAGCCTCTACATCATGAGCGACCTGCAAAGCCTGCATATCCACACCCTGACCGATACCTATACCAGCTTCGATGCCTTCGTCCGCGAGCGCATCTTCAACCGCCCCGAGATCCTGTCGGTGGACTGCAAGAGCCTGATGTCGCGGGTCAAGCATCGTCGCGGTGGGGCACGCCTGTAA
- a CDS encoding HlyD family efflux transporter periplasmic adaptor subunit, with protein MDVKRRRTLIWGGLVLVLAAGLGYALRPQPVPVDLAVAERGRLTVTIDEEGETRVRDVYTLDAPLAGHLQRIDAEAGDPVEANVTELARIAPAPPDFLDVRSEAEQRSVIAVAEAAHDLARAERERTEADLTFAASELERARRLRRAGNIAQRGLDDAEHLHRVARAALASTRAALAMREHELAKARSRLLSRVEIASASEACECLPVTAPVSGVVLRVLRESAGVIPAGTPLLEVGDPTALEIIVDLLSEDAVRIAPGQRARIVGWGGPALEALVRRIEPLGRTRVSALGIEEQRVDVRLDLTGPPAGWARLGHGYRVDVQVILFDETVLKLPLGALFRPDDGAGNDVVGNDAADKDTAEDTRVAPENGWAVFVVEDGEVHQRRVTVGERSSLEVEIREGLTPGERVVLYPSDRLGDGVRVTAR; from the coding sequence GTGGACGTCAAGCGTCGCCGAACCCTCATCTGGGGCGGGCTGGTGCTGGTACTGGCGGCCGGCCTCGGCTATGCCCTGCGGCCCCAGCCCGTGCCAGTGGATCTGGCCGTCGCCGAACGGGGCCGGCTCACCGTGACCATCGACGAGGAAGGCGAGACCCGGGTGCGCGACGTCTACACCCTGGACGCGCCGCTGGCCGGTCACCTTCAGCGCATCGATGCCGAGGCCGGCGACCCGGTCGAGGCCAACGTCACCGAGCTCGCCCGCATCGCCCCCGCCCCGCCGGACTTCCTCGATGTGCGTAGCGAGGCCGAACAGCGCTCCGTCATCGCGGTGGCCGAGGCGGCCCACGACCTGGCCCGGGCCGAACGCGAGCGTACCGAGGCCGATCTGACCTTCGCGGCAAGCGAACTCGAGCGCGCCCGGCGCCTGCGGCGTGCCGGCAACATCGCCCAGCGCGGCCTGGACGACGCCGAGCACCTCCACCGGGTCGCCCGCGCGGCGCTTGCCAGCACCCGGGCGGCGCTCGCCATGCGCGAGCATGAACTCGCCAAGGCCCGCTCACGGCTGCTCAGCCGCGTCGAGATCGCCAGCGCCAGCGAGGCATGCGAATGCCTGCCGGTGACCGCCCCGGTCAGCGGCGTGGTGCTGCGGGTACTGCGCGAGAGCGCCGGCGTGATCCCCGCCGGCACGCCACTGCTCGAGGTCGGCGACCCCACGGCGCTCGAGATCATCGTCGATCTGCTCTCAGAGGATGCGGTACGCATCGCCCCGGGCCAGCGGGCGCGGATCGTCGGCTGGGGCGGGCCGGCGCTGGAGGCCCTGGTGCGGCGTATCGAACCGCTGGGCCGCACCCGGGTCTCGGCGCTGGGCATCGAGGAGCAGCGGGTCGATGTGCGCCTCGACCTGACCGGCCCGCCCGCCGGCTGGGCGCGGCTCGGCCACGGCTACCGGGTCGATGTACAGGTGATCCTGTTCGACGAGACGGTGCTGAAGCTGCCGCTGGGGGCGCTCTTTCGCCCAGACGATGGCGCAGGCAACGATGTCGTCGGCAACGATGCCGCTGACAAAGACACCGCTGAAGACACTCGCGTCGCCCCGGAAAATGGCTGGGCGGTGTTCGTGGTCGAGGACGGCGAGGTGCACCAACGCAGGGTGACCGTCGGCGAGCGCTCGAGCCTCGAGGTGGAGATTCGCGAGGGGCTAACGCCCGGCGAGCGGGTGGTGCTCTACCCGAGCGACCGGCTCGGCGATGGGGTGAGGGTGACGGCGCGCTGA